GCAGGCCGATCACGCCGAGATCGCGTTCGCCCTGGCGCACCACCATCAGGGTGCGGCCCTGGGCGCGGAGGCGATCGACCGCCTCGGTCGCCTGGACGCTCAGAACCGGCACGCCGTCCGATCCGAACATCTCGGGCTTGCCGATCTGGACCGTGACGCCCTCGAGCTCGGCGGCGACGCCCTTGCCGGTCAGGCTCTGCAGGCTTGAAGCGGCAGGGACGGCGGCGCCGTCGAGACGCGCCGCGCCGTCCCGGGCGATGGCTTCAGCCAAGGGGTGATCGCTGAGCCGTTCCACGGCGACCGCCACCGTCAGCAGGGCGCGTTCGTCGGCGCCGTCGACGGGGATGACGTCGGTGATCCGCGGGCGGCCTTCCGTCAGGGTACCGGTCTTGTCGAAGGCGATAGCGTCGACGGCGCCGAGGCTCTCAAGCGGCGCGCCGCCCTTGATCAGGACGCCGGCGCGAGCGGCGCGGGCGACGCCCGACAGGACGGCGCTCGGCGTGGCGATAGCCAGGGCGCAGGGGCTGGCGGCCACCAGGACCGCCATGGCGCGGTAGAAGCTGTCGCGGAAGGGTTCGTCGACCACCACCCAGGCGAAGAGCAGGATGAAGGCCAGGCCCAGGACGAGAGGGACGAAGACGCGCTCGAACCGGTCGGTGAACCTTTGTGTGGGCGACTTCTGGGTCTCCGCCTCGCTGACCATGCGCACGACCTTGGCCAAGGTGGTGTCGCTGGACTTGCGGGTGGTCTCGATCTCGATGGCGCCGGCGCCGTTGATCGTCCCGGCGAAAACGGCGGATGCGGCGAGGATGGAGGCGGGGCGGGCCCGGGCCTCGGCGAGATCATCGACCGGCTGCTTGTCGACCGGCATGCTCTCCCCAGTGACGGGGGCCTGATTGATGCTGGTGGCCCCCTTGATGACGAAGCCGTCGGCGGGCAGGCGTTCATTGGGCCTGACCACCACCACCTCGCCGACTTCAAGCGCCTCGACCGGTATCTCGATCACCTCGCCGTCACGCCGCACCCTGGCGGTGCGCGGGGCGAGTTCCGCCAAGGCCTCGATGGCGCGCTTGGCCCGGCCCATGGCGTAGTGCTCCAGGGCGTGGCCGAGGCTGAAGAGAAAGAGGAGCAGGGCGCCTTCCGCCCAGGCGCCGAGCGCCGCCGCCCCCGCCGCCGCCACCAGCATCAGGGTGTCGATCTCGAAGCGCTTGCGCCTGAGGTTGTCGATCGCTTCGCGCACGGTGAAGAAGCCGCCCAGGCCGTAAGCGCTGAGGAAGAGCGCGAGCGGGATCCAGCCCGGCAGGCCCGACGCCAGTTTTTCCAGGGCGAAGCCGAGGCCCAGGGTGCCGCCGGCGGCAAGGGCGAAGATCAGTTCGGTGTTGGCGCCGAAAATCCCTCCGTGGGCGTGATCATGGTCGGCGTGATCCTCCTTCCCGGGATCGTGGTCGTGGCCGGCGTGGTCGTCTGCGGCGTGTTCAGCCCTGGCCGGGAAGGGCTGGGGGGAGAAGGTCAGGCCGTGGCCGGCGAGCGTCTTGATCAGCTGGTCGCGGGTGATCCGGTTCTGGTCGAACTCGACGCGGACCGCGCCGGCGGCGTCGAGGCCGACCTCAAGGAGGCCGGGCTCCGCCTTGAGGTCGGCCTCGAGCGAACGGGCGTGCCGCGCATGGCGCACGCCTTGGGTCCAGCCGACCAGGTGGCCGAAGCGACGGCTGATCTCGACCCCGGCCTGGAGCGCCTTGCGGCGCACCTCGTCCGGCGACAGGAGTTTGGCGTCGTAGTGCAGGCAGAGCTGGGGCCCGGTCGGGGATTCCGCGACGTGGATCTGGGACAGGCCGGGCGCGCCGGTCAGGCGTTTGACGAGGCGCTCGACGCAGGCGTCCAAGGCGTCGGGCGCTTCGGGGAGAAGGACCGGTATGTCGAGTCTGACGGTGCTAGGCATGCTTGAACTCCTCGGATGCGGAAGAGGGGGCTGAAGGCTAGGGGGCGCGTGACTCGGCCTGGACGTCGCGCTCGTGCGAAGCGAGGCGAACGGCGGCGCCCGCAAGGAAGGCGAGGGCCGCAAGAAGCGCCGCGAGAGAGGTCACAAGACGCTGGCGTTCCATGCTCCGTCTCAGGGCAGTTGGAAGATGACGCTGAACCAGCCGAACTGTTGCAGGCCTTCCAGCAATTCGAACAGGGGCAGGGCGAGAAGAAAGACGAGGCCGTCTCTCAGGGTGCGAAGGAAGAAGGCGGGTCGGACGGTGAGTTCCGCCTCATCGCGCCACAGACGGAGATCCGGAAGGAAACGCGGCGTCCGGAGGCGGTACCGTTCATAGGTCGCGCCAAAGGCGCCGGCGAGGAAGCGCTCCTCCCTTTCGACGACCGCCCGGAAGACCCCCCAGCAGGCCAGGGCGAACACAAGGCCGATGGTCAGGCTGCCCGACATGGCGCCGACGCCGAAGGCGCCGATGAAGCTGAAGACGTAGAGCGGATTGCGACAGAGGGAATAGGGGCCGTTCGAGACGATCTCCTGTTTCTTGCGACCGCCGATGTAGAGGGAGCACCAGGCGCGGCCAAAGATGCAGATCATGATGGCGATAAGGCCGAGGTGTTCGACGGGGTGTTCAAATTCGGGGCGGGCCCTGACCAGGGGCGTCCATGCCAGGAGAGCGAAAAGGCCCGCCAGGATGAAGAGCTTGCGCCATTTCTGGACGCCCTGGATGTCGATCGGGACGGCGGTGCCGTCACGCCCGTGTTGTTCGGGAAGATTCACGAGATTGCTCCTTCAACTGCGACGCTGCGTGCGTCGCGGAGGATGTCCATTCCGCCCTTGAAGGCGATGCCGGCGACGATCAGGCCTACCGCCAGATCCGGCCAGGCCTGATCCATGACCATGACCAGTCCGCCGGCGACGAGGATGCCCCCGTTCGAGGCGAAGTCATTGAAGCTGAAGGTTCGCGCCGCCCGCAGGTTGACGTCGTCGCCGTCTTGACGCCTGAGCAAGGCGAGGCAGATCAGGTTCACGGCCGCCGCGATGACGGCCAGGCCCATCATGGTCCAGCCGACCGGTTCGGTCCCGACGATCCAGCGCCGTCCGACGTCCAGCAGGACGCCGGCGGCGAAGATCAGCAGCATGATCCCCGACAACCGGGCGGCGCGGGTTTTCCAGATCATCGCCCGACCGACGGCCAGGAAGCTGATCAGATAGACCGCGGCGTCGGAGCCGTTGTCGAGCGCGTTGGCGAGGAGGGCGCTGGAGTCGGCGAACAGGCCGCCGACTCCGAGACCCACGAACAGGAGGACGTTGAGCGCCAGCACGACGAGAAGCGTGCGACGTTGAAGCATCTCCTGTTCCTGGGATCCGCCCATCAGTCCTCGATCCCTTCTGCCTTGCGATGACGGACCGCCTTGGCGGCGAAGGTCGGCAGGACCAGCAGCGTCAGGGCCGTGGCCGTCAGAAGGCCGCCGATGACCACGGTGGCCAAGGGTTTCTGGACGTCAGCGCCGGCTCCCGAAGCGATCGCCATGGGAATGAAGCCGACGATGGCCACCAGGGCTGTGGTCAGGACCGCGCGCAGGCGGCTGAAGGCGCCGAAGAGGGCGGCGTCGTGCGGGTTCTGTCCCGTCTGAAGCCGCTCTCGAATGGCCTGCATCAGCACCAGACCGTTCAGGGTCGCGACGCCCGACACGGCGATAAAGCCGACCGCCGCCGAGACCGAGAAGGGCATGCCCCTGAGCAGGAGGGCGAGCGCCCCGCCGACCAGCGCCAGAGGCACGCAGGCGAACACCAGCCCTGCCTCCGCGAAGGATCCCAGGGCCATAAACAGCAGGATGCCGATCAGGACGAAGACCACAGGGATGACTAGGCCCAGCCGCTGTTCGGCCCGCTTCAGGTTCTCGAACTGCCCGCCCCATTTGAGCGAATAGCCGGTCGGAAGCTTGACCTGGGCGCCGACCCTGTCTTGGGCGTCCCCGACGAAGCCGCCCAGATCGCGGCCGCGCACATTGGCCTGGACCACCATGCGGCGGCTGCCGTCGTTGCGACTGATCTGGTTCTGACCCTCGGCCACCTGGATGCGGGCGACCGAGGACAGGGGCACCGTCAGGCCGGTCGAGGTCGTGACCGGCAGGGCGGCGAGGGCGGCGGGATCGTTCCGCTGGGCGTCGTCCAGACGGACCACGACGTCGAAACGGCGGTCGCCCTCGAAGATCTGCCCCGCCTCGGCGCCGCCGACAGCGGCCGAGACCGCTTCCGACACGTCCGCAGCCGCCAGGCCGTAGTTGGCCGCCGCGAAGCGGTCGACGCTGACCGTCAGGGTCGGCAGACCTGACGCCTGCTCCACGCGAACGTCCGCCGCGCCCGGTGTGGCGCGCAGCGCGTTGGCCACTTGGTCGGCCGTCGCCTGGAGCTGGGCGAAGTCGTCGCCATAGACCATGACGGCCAGATCGGTGCGGACCCCCGAGATCAGCTCGTTGAAGCGCAGCTCGATCGGCTGGCTGAACTCGAAGCTGTTGCCCAGCTGGGTCGAGGCGGCCTTTTCGATGCGGGCGATCAACTCCTCCTTCGGCAGTTTCGGATCAGGCCATTCCTTGCGGTTCTTCAGCACGATGACGGCGTCGGAGATGTTCGCCGGCATGGGGTCGACCGCCGCCTCCGCGGTCCCCGTTCGGGAGAACATGGTCTTGACCTCGGGTTGGGCCTTGATGACACGCTCCAGCGCCATCTGCATGGCTAGGGATTGCTCCAGCGAGGCCGAGGGCACGCGCAGGGCCTGCATGGCGATGTCGCCTTCGTCCAGGGTCGGGATGAACTCCCGGCCGAGCGTGGTGAAGGCGACGCCGCCGATCACGAGGGCGCCGACTGCGGCGGCGAGGACCACCTTGGGGCGATCGACGGCCGCACGGATGGCCGGTTCGATCCAGCGGCGCGCGTGGCGCAGCAGGAAGGTTTCATGCTCCAGGGCTTCTCCCTTGTCATCGACATGGACGGTCTTGGGTTCGCGCACGAGCAGGGCCGTCATGGCCGGGACGAAGGTGAAGGAGAAGATGAAGGCGCCGACCAGGGCCAGCATGACCGTGGCGCCCATGGGGATGAAGGTCTTGCCCTCGACCCCTTCCAGCATCAGCAGGGGGGTGAAGACCAGCAGGATGATCAGCTGGCCGAAGGCGGCGGGCTTGACCATCTGGCGCGCGGCGCTGGCGGCGACGCCCAGACGTTCGTGGCGGGTCAGGGCGCGGCCCACATCCGCTCGGCGCTGGCTGAGCATGAGCAGGGTGTTCTCGACCACCACCACGGCGCCGTCGACCAGCAGGCCGAAATCGAGGGCGCCGAGGCTCATCAGGTTTCCGCTGATGCCAAAACGGTTCATGCCGATGACCGCGAACAGGAAGCTGATCGGGATCATCAGGGCCGTGATCGTCGCGGCGCGGATGTTCCCCAGCAGCAGGAACAGCACGACGATGACCAGCAGCGCCCCTTCGGTCAGGTTCTTGGCCACCGTCTTGATGGTGGAGTTGACCAGGGCGCTGCGGTTCAGCACGGGTTCGGCCACGATGTCGGGCGGCAGGCTGGCGCCCACCTCCTGGAGCCGGTCCGCAGCCGACTGGGCCACGGTGCGGCTGTTTTCGCCCGCCAGCATCAGGGCCGTGCCGATGACCGCCTCATGGCCGTCGCGGCTGGCCCCGCCCAGACGCGGCGCCTGGCCGATCTCGACCACGGCCACGTCGGCGACGCGGACGACCAGGCCGTTGCGGTTGACCACGGGGGCCTGGGCCAGATCTTCGATGGTCTGGGCCAGGGCGTCGGTGCGGACGGTCAAGGCTTCGCCCGCCCGTTGCACATAGCCGGCCCCCGCCTGGTTGTTGGCACGGTCCAGGGCCTGGATCAGGTCGTTGAGGCCCAGGCCGTAGCCGGCCAGGCGCGCGGGGTCAGGACGGACAGCGTATTCCTTCACATACCCGCCGTTGACGTCCACGCCCGCCAGGCCCTTGGCCGTGCGCATGCGCGGCGCGATGATCCAGTCCTGCACGGTGCGAAGATAGGTCGCCCTCGCCTGGGGGGTCGCCAGCCGCTCGCCGTCGGGCGTCAGATAGGCCCCGTCGGGCTGCCAGCCGGGCTGGCCGACCCGCGCCTTTTTGGCGTCGAAAGGCTTGAAGTCGACCGTCCACATCAGGACCTCGCCCAGACCCGTAGTGATCGGGGCCAGACCGGGCTCGACGCCCTCGGGCAGGTTTTCGCGGGCTTGGGCCATCCGTTCGGCCACCTGCTGACGGGCGAAATAGATGTCGGTCTGGTCGGTGAAGATGACCGTCACCTGGCTGAAACCGTTGCGGGTCAGGGAGCGGGTTGATTGCAGGCCGGGAATGCCGGCCATGGCCGTTTCCAGCGGATAGGTGACCTGGCGCTCCATCTGTTCAGGGGCCAGGGCCGGGGCCACGGTGTTGATCTGCACCTGGCGGTTGGTGATGTCGGGCACGGCGTCGATCGGCAGCTTGGTGAGCTGGAACAGGCCCCAGGCCGCGACCAGCGTCGTGGCGAGGACGATGAACCAGCGGAAGCGGACGGACGCCTCGATAATGGCTTTGAACATTGTCGCTCCCCCTAGTGGCCGTGCTCGGCTTCGCCCTTGGCCAGTTCGGCCTTGAGCAGGAAGGCGTTGGTCGAGGCGACGCGTTCGGCTCCGGTCAGGCCGCGCAGGATCTCGGTGGAGCCCCCGGCCTGACGGCCCGCGAGGACGGGCTGTGCGCGGAAGCCGTGATCATTCTGGACGAAGACCACGGTGGCGCCGTCGACTGTCTGCACCGCTTCGGACGGCACGGTCAGGGCGTCGCCGGCAGGATTTCCGGTGACCACGGCGCCGGTGACGGGCGAACCCGCCGGCGGCAGGCCGCCGCCGTCCGGACGGGCGCGGATCACGGTCGCGCCGCTATCCTGCAAGCCGGCGTCGGCCGCGACCCCGACCACCAGGGCGTCGAACTCGCCCTGTGGGCCGGTGACGCGCATGTGTGAGCCGACACGGACCTGGGCCGCCAGTTGCGGCGGGGCGTTGAAGACGAGTTCGACGCGGGCCGGATTGGTCACCTCGGCGACCACGCCGCCCTGGGCCACGAAGCCGCCCGGGCCCACCTGGACGTTGGTGACAACGCCCGAGATGGGGCTGACCACGCTCATCCGGCCCGAGGCGTTGGGCGAGCCGGCGGCCGTCGCCCGCGCCCGCGCGGCGCGGGCCATGGCCTCAGCGCTGGCGGCCTGGGCCTGGGAGGCCTCGACCTCCTGACGGGCGACAACGCCCTGGTCGGCCAGGTTGCGGTTGCGCTGGAAGGCCTGGCGGGCCGCCGTCGCCGCCGCCGAGGCGGCGTCGATATCGGCGCGCAGGGCGGCGCCTTCGCCGCTGACGAGGCTGACCAGGGGCTGGCCGGCGCGAACCGCCTGGCCCGGCGCCACCAGCACGCGCTCGACCGTGCCGCCGACCATGGCGCCGACGGCGGCGCGCGCGTCCGTCATGGCCTCGACCCGGCCGGACAGGCGCGTCTCGCCGCCGCCGCCGCGGGACACCGCCACGACGGAGATGCCGGCCGCCTTGAGCTGTTCGGCGCTGAGCTCGACCACGCCTTCCGGGGTCTCGCCTTCGTCGGCGTGGCCCGCTTCGCCCTCGGCCTGGTCCGCGGCCTTCGGCGGAGCGGCTTTTTCCGCCTGCGTCGCCGTCGGCTTCTGCAGGGTCATATAGAGCCCCCCGCCGCCCAGAAGGACCAGGGCGGCGACGCCGCCGATCAACAGGGTCTTGTTGGATGTCTTGAGGCGCATCAGGAGTTTCCTTGGAACGGGGCGCGGCCTTCCAGGCGCGCCAGATCGATTTCGGCGCGGACGCGCGAGAGGCGAGCGTCGACGGCGGCGGAGCGTGCGTTGATCAGGGCGGTGCGGCTGACGCGCAGTTCGAGCTGGGAGATGCGTCCGGCGTCTGCGCCGAGCCGCGACAGGCGGTAGGCTTCTTCGGCCGCCTTCACCCCTGCGTCGGCCGCCGAGACACGGCTGCCTGAGGAGGCGAGGCGGGCCGTCGCGGCCGACCGGTCTGCATTGGCGTCCTGCCGCGCCTGGAGGACGCGGGCCTCGGCGGCGCGGAACTCGGCTCGGGCCGCATCAATATTGCCGCGGTTCCTATTAAACAGGGGCAGGGGTAGGCTGAGGCCGACAGTCAAGGCGGTCTCGTCCTCCAAGCCGTACCGGGTCACGCCGACGCTGGCGGTGACGTCTGGTCGGCCGTTGATGCGCTCGACCTCGATGCGGCGCTCGGCGGCCGTGGCCTCGGACTCCGCGACACGGACCGTCGGGGCGCTGTCGACCGGAGTCGGTTGGACGCTGACTGCGGCGTCGAGCAGGCTGGCCTCGATCGAGGTGGCCGGAGCGGGCAGCATGGCGACAGCAGTCAGTCGGGCTAGGGCGGCCTGGCGTTCGGCCTGGGCTTCGTCCAGGCGGGCCCGGGCGGCGGCGGCTTCGCTCTCGGCCTGGACCCCGCGCAGGAGAGGCTCGCGTCCTTCCTCGACAAGGGCCAGGGCGGCGCGCGCGTCCGCCAGTGCCAGGGAAAGACCTTCCTCGGCCAGTTGGGTCCGGCGCTGGGCGGCTTCGGCCTCGGCGTAGGTCAGGGCCAGTCGGCCGCCAGCGTCAATGAGGGTCAGGTCGCGACGAAGAGCCGCTGATCCTGCTTCGGCCCGGGCGACGTTCACTCGCGCCGGCCTGCGCCCCCACAGTTCGAGATCCTGGCTGAAGGAGAGGCTGAGATCAGCCGCGCCGAAACCAGAGTAGGGACCCGAGCCGCCGACATTCTCGGCGGTGAGGGAAAGATTGGGATTGGGCCGAACGCGGGCCTGTCGAACACGGGCCTCGGCGGCGTCGACCAGGGCGACCGCTTCGGATGCGGCCGGCGTCTGGTCCAGGCGGGCCAGGAGTTCGGCATAGGCGGGCGCAGGCTCGGCCCAGGCCGGCCCGGCCGCAAGGGCGGCGAGCACGACCAGCGCGCAGCCGGCCGCGAGGCGCGGCCGACGACGAATTGTCGGAGACATGTTTGGACTTCCAGAATTGATTCAGAAGGAGGGCGCGCGAAGGCGCAGGCTTCTGATCAGGCTCTGGGAGGGCGCTTGAGGCCGTTGGGGGCGAAGGACACGGTCGTGTCGTCGCCGGGGATCAAGCGCGGGGCAGGCGCATGCGGCGCCGTCACGTCGACTTCGGGGATGGCGTGACGCTCGCTGGCCGTATGGTGGCAATGGCCGTGTGCGCAGGCCCCAGGTTCGGCGCCCTGGCCGTCATGCGTATCGCCGGGATGAGCATCGAGCACCTGCTCGAGAGCGGGGATCTCGGGGGCGCAGGCTGCGGCATCGGTCGCCGGAATCACGGCGAAGACGGCGATGACCAAGGTCAGCGCCGCAAAAATTCTCGCCAATCTGATTATCGACCGAGACATCAGGGCGTAGCTAACGGTGTCAGGCAACCATGGCAATCTGTTATAAGGTTCGCTTTGGAGCCGACTTATCTTGTTCGATACCTACGCATGAACAACCTCAGGCTGGGTAAGGCCCCAGCACAGCCCGTTCCAGTCTTCAACCGCGCTGACATCCAAATCCAGACGGCTTGGCTGTGCCTTAAGCCCTGGTCGGATCATCCGCAGATCATTTCTGGCAGCGGTTATTAACGATGCTAGGACGCCAATCCCTGACAGGCGAGTGCGTCCGCTACCTTATTTACGGAAGTATCAACCTTCTCTTGTTGGTGCAGCTTTGAACGTGATCCGAAGCCCAGCCGCTTTCCATAGAGTAACGACTGTAGCGAATGGTGGACTTCGCTTGCCGGAGAGGAGTCCTATAACTCTCTGTGACGTCAACCCTGCTGCTTTCGCTACATCCCCCAGCAACCCAAACTCCTCTAAGTCCTCGATAAAACACAGCAGTGCGGCGCTTGGACCTTCTGAGGCAAGGGCTGCGTTCATTCGCGCGGCCATGTGAAGCTGAACGTCGTGAACCGGCGTCATTACAGGTTCTTATATGCTTCGGTGTCGATATCCTCATGCCACTCGCTGAAAGCTGCAAAAGGATCACCTCCGCGTGGTTGATGTGCAGGTTGCGAACTGGCGCGTCTAGGAACGCTGTTCTGATCGGCTTTTGAAACCCCTTCAGTCTCGGATGCCGTTGAGGCCCGGCGCCCGGTCGTTGCCTTGCTTCGACCCGCCATCGTTACATCCCTAGGGG
Above is a window of Brevundimonas naejangsanensis DNA encoding:
- a CDS encoding cation transporter produces the protein MLQRRTLLVVLALNVLLFVGLGVGGLFADSSALLANALDNGSDAAVYLISFLAVGRAMIWKTRAARLSGIMLLIFAAGVLLDVGRRWIVGTEPVGWTMMGLAVIAAAVNLICLALLRRQDGDDVNLRAARTFSFNDFASNGGILVAGGLVMVMDQAWPDLAVGLIVAGIAFKGGMDILRDARSVAVEGAIS
- a CDS encoding TolC family protein; translation: MSPTIRRRPRLAAGCALVVLAALAAGPAWAEPAPAYAELLARLDQTPAASEAVALVDAAEARVRQARVRPNPNLSLTAENVGGSGPYSGFGAADLSLSFSQDLELWGRRPARVNVARAEAGSAALRRDLTLIDAGGRLALTYAEAEAAQRRTQLAEEGLSLALADARAALALVEEGREPLLRGVQAESEAAAARARLDEAQAERQAALARLTAVAMLPAPATSIEASLLDAAVSVQPTPVDSAPTVRVAESEATAAERRIEVERINGRPDVTASVGVTRYGLEDETALTVGLSLPLPLFNRNRGNIDAARAEFRAAEARVLQARQDANADRSAATARLASSGSRVSAADAGVKAAEEAYRLSRLGADAGRISQLELRVSRTALINARSAAVDARLSRVRAEIDLARLEGRAPFQGNS
- a CDS encoding heavy metal translocating P-type ATPase; the encoded protein is MPSTVRLDIPVLLPEAPDALDACVERLVKRLTGAPGLSQIHVAESPTGPQLCLHYDAKLLSPDEVRRKALQAGVEISRRFGHLVGWTQGVRHARHARSLEADLKAEPGLLEVGLDAAGAVRVEFDQNRITRDQLIKTLAGHGLTFSPQPFPARAEHAADDHAGHDHDPGKEDHADHDHAHGGIFGANTELIFALAAGGTLGLGFALEKLASGLPGWIPLALFLSAYGLGGFFTVREAIDNLRRKRFEIDTLMLVAAAGAAALGAWAEGALLLFLFSLGHALEHYAMGRAKRAIEALAELAPRTARVRRDGEVIEIPVEALEVGEVVVVRPNERLPADGFVIKGATSINQAPVTGESMPVDKQPVDDLAEARARPASILAASAVFAGTINGAGAIEIETTRKSSDTTLAKVVRMVSEAETQKSPTQRFTDRFERVFVPLVLGLAFILLFAWVVVDEPFRDSFYRAMAVLVAASPCALAIATPSAVLSGVARAARAGVLIKGGAPLESLGAVDAIAFDKTGTLTEGRPRITDVIPVDGADERALLTVAVAVERLSDHPLAEAIARDGAARLDGAAVPAASSLQSLTGKGVAAELEGVTVQIGKPEMFGSDGVPVLSVQATEAVDRLRAQGRTLMVVRQGERDLGVIGLLDTPRAAARDALTRLRALGVRRMIMISGDHQKAAEAIAGQVGLTEAWGDLMPDDKVEAIKRLRAETKVAMVGDGVNDAPAMATATVGVAMGAAGSDVALETADVALMADDLSNLPFTVGLSRRTRTVIRQNLFVSLGVVAFLVPATILGLGIGPAVALHEGSTLLVVFNALRLLAYRDRQAPASYPG
- a CDS encoding methyltransferase family protein, with product MNLPEQHGRDGTAVPIDIQGVQKWRKLFILAGLFALLAWTPLVRARPEFEHPVEHLGLIAIMICIFGRAWCSLYIGGRKKQEIVSNGPYSLCRNPLYVFSFIGAFGVGAMSGSLTIGLVFALACWGVFRAVVEREERFLAGAFGATYERYRLRTPRFLPDLRLWRDEAELTVRPAFFLRTLRDGLVFLLALPLFELLEGLQQFGWFSVIFQLP
- a CDS encoding efflux RND transporter periplasmic adaptor subunit, which translates into the protein MRLKTSNKTLLIGGVAALVLLGGGGLYMTLQKPTATQAEKAAPPKAADQAEGEAGHADEGETPEGVVELSAEQLKAAGISVVAVSRGGGGETRLSGRVEAMTDARAAVGAMVGGTVERVLVAPGQAVRAGQPLVSLVSGEGAALRADIDAASAAATAARQAFQRNRNLADQGVVARQEVEASQAQAASAEAMARAARARATAAGSPNASGRMSVVSPISGVVTNVQVGPGGFVAQGGVVAEVTNPARVELVFNAPPQLAAQVRVGSHMRVTGPQGEFDALVVGVAADAGLQDSGATVIRARPDGGGLPPAGSPVTGAVVTGNPAGDALTVPSEAVQTVDGATVVFVQNDHGFRAQPVLAGRQAGGSTEILRGLTGAERVASTNAFLLKAELAKGEAEHGH
- a CDS encoding efflux RND transporter permease subunit, yielding MFKAIIEASVRFRWFIVLATTLVAAWGLFQLTKLPIDAVPDITNRQVQINTVAPALAPEQMERQVTYPLETAMAGIPGLQSTRSLTRNGFSQVTVIFTDQTDIYFARQQVAERMAQARENLPEGVEPGLAPITTGLGEVLMWTVDFKPFDAKKARVGQPGWQPDGAYLTPDGERLATPQARATYLRTVQDWIIAPRMRTAKGLAGVDVNGGYVKEYAVRPDPARLAGYGLGLNDLIQALDRANNQAGAGYVQRAGEALTVRTDALAQTIEDLAQAPVVNRNGLVVRVADVAVVEIGQAPRLGGASRDGHEAVIGTALMLAGENSRTVAQSAADRLQEVGASLPPDIVAEPVLNRSALVNSTIKTVAKNLTEGALLVIVVLFLLLGNIRAATITALMIPISFLFAVIGMNRFGISGNLMSLGALDFGLLVDGAVVVVENTLLMLSQRRADVGRALTRHERLGVAASAARQMVKPAAFGQLIILLVFTPLLMLEGVEGKTFIPMGATVMLALVGAFIFSFTFVPAMTALLVREPKTVHVDDKGEALEHETFLLRHARRWIEPAIRAAVDRPKVVLAAAVGALVIGGVAFTTLGREFIPTLDEGDIAMQALRVPSASLEQSLAMQMALERVIKAQPEVKTMFSRTGTAEAAVDPMPANISDAVIVLKNRKEWPDPKLPKEELIARIEKAASTQLGNSFEFSQPIELRFNELISGVRTDLAVMVYGDDFAQLQATADQVANALRATPGAADVRVEQASGLPTLTVSVDRFAAANYGLAAADVSEAVSAAVGGAEAGQIFEGDRRFDVVVRLDDAQRNDPAALAALPVTTSTGLTVPLSSVARIQVAEGQNQISRNDGSRRMVVQANVRGRDLGGFVGDAQDRVGAQVKLPTGYSLKWGGQFENLKRAEQRLGLVIPVVFVLIGILLFMALGSFAEAGLVFACVPLALVGGALALLLRGMPFSVSAAVGFIAVSGVATLNGLVLMQAIRERLQTGQNPHDAALFGAFSRLRAVLTTALVAIVGFIPMAIASGAGADVQKPLATVVIGGLLTATALTLLVLPTFAAKAVRHRKAEGIED